A stretch of the bacterium genome encodes the following:
- a CDS encoding DNA translocase FtsK 4TM domain-containing protein has product MPRKTKKTETTQEPSLLRRELSAIFFLAIGVFIYLSLLSYHPLDPSFFSVTSKMPIHNWCGIVGSYLSDALIFLFGGGSYFLGGIFFIIALSYFMGVRQKMSRYDLPVYVVFTIFVSILFQLAAEKLIYSAVEVEAGGLLGSVLGHVGLAYLGRTGSYLLVIAGSVFTFIWATRLSLRDISSKTSQGLGAFLTWLGSQVTVHWARFKKRLDTPREIKLAPKAEPVLSAPVIARDINDDDEEEVSEMRRVPIEPGLREKLQRLSQSGPVISAKKEKKKAPAAPQLEFQNLGEGYKLPPLNLLDAETDKTIHVDEESLKMNARLLEKKLEDFEIHGKVTEIHPGPVITMYEFQPAPGIKLSRISGMVDDLSLAMEGRSVRIVAPLPNKAAVGIEIPNNERETVWLKDVIADDRFQKNESKLIFALGKDAEGIPYCSDLAKMPHLLVAGATGAGKSVSINSMIISILYKARPEEVRLIMVDPKMLELSIYEDIPHLLLPVVTSPKKAALALQWAVREMERRYKLLADINARNITNYNAKIESKQFTSRSAEKKGQVTGGDEIEALDHSEKLPYIVIIIDELADLMMVSSNEVEATIMRLAQMARAAGIHLILATQRPSVDVITGVIKANFPARISFKVSSKHDSRTILDTVGSERLLGNGDMLFVPPGTSKMMRVHGAFISESEVGRVVEFLKKQAKPVYNESILQPVEGSEGGEGGAGGQEEEADELYDQAVAIVAESKQASISFVQRRLRVGYNRAARMIERMEMEGIVTPATATGHRQVLVSSFSNQ; this is encoded by the coding sequence ATGCCTCGTAAAACGAAAAAAACAGAAACTACCCAAGAGCCCTCCTTATTACGCCGCGAGTTATCGGCCATTTTCTTTTTGGCTATTGGAGTTTTTATTTATTTAAGCCTTTTGTCGTATCATCCGCTCGACCCTTCATTTTTTTCGGTTACCTCTAAAATGCCCATCCACAACTGGTGTGGTATTGTGGGTTCTTATCTATCTGATGCGCTCATCTTTTTATTTGGTGGCGGCTCGTATTTTTTAGGAGGTATATTTTTTATTATTGCTCTTTCCTACTTTATGGGTGTGCGCCAAAAAATGAGCCGTTACGATTTGCCCGTATATGTTGTTTTTACTATTTTTGTGTCTATTTTGTTTCAGCTTGCCGCCGAAAAATTAATTTACAGTGCGGTAGAAGTAGAAGCGGGAGGCCTGTTGGGCAGTGTTTTGGGACATGTGGGGCTTGCTTATTTAGGACGTACCGGAAGCTATTTACTTGTAATTGCGGGTTCTGTTTTTACCTTTATTTGGGCCACCCGTTTATCGCTGCGTGATATTTCATCAAAAACCTCGCAAGGTTTGGGTGCTTTTTTGACTTGGCTTGGAAGTCAGGTGACGGTGCATTGGGCTCGTTTTAAAAAGAGACTTGATACGCCTCGCGAAATAAAGCTTGCGCCTAAAGCCGAACCTGTCTTGTCGGCTCCAGTTATAGCGCGCGATATAAATGATGATGATGAAGAAGAAGTTTCTGAAATGCGTCGTGTTCCCATAGAGCCAGGTCTTCGGGAAAAATTACAACGACTGTCGCAATCGGGTCCGGTGATTAGTGCAAAAAAAGAAAAAAAGAAGGCGCCGGCAGCTCCTCAATTGGAGTTTCAAAACCTGGGAGAAGGCTACAAATTGCCCCCGCTTAATTTGCTGGATGCCGAAACCGATAAAACCATTCATGTTGATGAAGAAAGTTTAAAAATGAATGCGCGGCTCTTGGAAAAGAAACTGGAAGATTTTGAAATTCACGGAAAAGTAACCGAAATTCATCCGGGTCCGGTGATCACCATGTATGAGTTTCAACCGGCGCCTGGTATTAAGCTGTCGCGTATTTCGGGTATGGTGGATGATTTGTCGCTGGCTATGGAAGGCCGCTCGGTGCGTATTGTAGCGCCTTTGCCCAATAAGGCGGCGGTGGGTATTGAAATTCCTAATAACGAACGGGAAACCGTTTGGCTTAAAGATGTTATTGCCGACGATCGTTTTCAAAAAAATGAATCTAAACTGATTTTTGCTTTGGGTAAAGATGCCGAGGGTATTCCGTATTGTTCCGATTTGGCCAAAATGCCGCACCTTCTTGTTGCTGGTGCTACAGGTGCCGGTAAATCGGTGTCGATCAACTCCATGATTATTTCTATCCTTTATAAAGCACGCCCCGAAGAAGTGCGGCTGATCATGGTGGATCCCAAAATGTTGGAATTGTCCATCTATGAAGATATTCCACATCTTCTTTTGCCCGTGGTAACGTCTCCCAAAAAAGCGGCTTTAGCACTGCAATGGGCTGTGCGCGAAATGGAACGCCGTTATAAATTATTGGCCGATATCAATGCGCGCAATATCACCAATTACAATGCCAAAATTGAAAGCAAACAATTCACCTCACGCTCGGCCGAGAAAAAAGGACAAGTAACAGGCGGTGATGAAATTGAAGCTTTAGATCACAGCGAAAAACTGCCTTATATCGTAATCATCATCGACGAATTAGCCGATCTCATGATGGTATCGTCCAACGAAGTAGAAGCCACCATTATGCGTTTGGCACAAATGGCACGTGCAGCGGGCATTCACCTTATTTTAGCCACTCAGCGCCCGTCGGTGGACGTTATTACAGGTGTAATCAAAGCCAATTTCCCGGCGCGTATTTCATTTAAAGTTTCGTCCAAACACGACAGCCGTACTATTTTAGATACAGTCGGTTCCGAACGTTTATTGGGTAACGGTGATATGCTTTTTGTTCCTCCCGGCACTTCCAAAATGATGCGTGTGCATGGTGCGTTTATTTCGGAAAGTGAAGTGGGTCGTGTGGTGGAATTTTTAAAGAAGCAGGCCAAACCTGTTTACAACGAATCTATCTTGCAACCGGTTGAAGGCAGCGAAGGTGGAGAAGGTGGCGCCGGAGGGCAGGAAGAAGAAGCCGATGAATTATATGATCAGGCGGTTGCGATTGTTGCCGAAAGTAAACAAGCTTCAATTTCCTTTGTGCAACGCCGTTTACGTGTTGGTTACAACCGCGCTGCCCGCATGATAGAACGCATGGAAATGGAAGGCATTGTAACCCCCGCCACTGCCACTGGCCACCGTCAGGTGCTGGTGAGCTCGTTTAGCAATCAGTAA
- a CDS encoding D-alanine--D-alanine ligase yields MENKMKVAVLYGGLSKEREVSLRSGAAVINALQNKGYAVTGIDCADKTWIKTIEEAKVDRAFLALHGKFGEDGAIQGALEWLKIPYTGCGVFSSALCFNKQATKSVLQNIGITMPQGTVYSTAQAVDDFVAAFKMNYPVIVKPNTEGSSIGLGRAANAQELTEALKKASAFDHDILIEELIEGREVTSSVLNGKALPLIEVRPKSGVYDYLSKYTKGMTDYLAPAPLDEAISRQIGFESEKIVRELGCEGAVRIDYMLNRHLKPYFLEVNTIPGMTETSLLPKAAGCVGLSFEELCEQILQAARLKI; encoded by the coding sequence TTGGAGAATAAGATGAAAGTAGCAGTTTTATACGGTGGCTTATCTAAAGAACGTGAGGTGTCGTTGCGTTCGGGTGCTGCTGTGATAAATGCGCTTCAAAATAAGGGTTATGCCGTTACCGGCATTGATTGTGCCGATAAAACCTGGATAAAAACCATTGAGGAGGCCAAGGTAGACCGTGCTTTTTTGGCTCTTCATGGCAAATTTGGTGAAGATGGCGCTATCCAGGGGGCTTTAGAATGGCTTAAAATTCCTTATACCGGTTGCGGTGTTTTTAGCTCGGCGCTTTGCTTTAATAAGCAAGCCACCAAAAGTGTGCTTCAAAATATTGGTATTACCATGCCGCAGGGAACGGTGTATTCAACCGCACAAGCCGTAGACGATTTTGTAGCGGCGTTCAAGATGAATTACCCTGTTATTGTGAAACCCAACACCGAAGGCTCCTCCATTGGCTTGGGTAGGGCCGCCAATGCCCAAGAATTAACAGAGGCTCTTAAAAAAGCTTCGGCTTTTGATCACGATATACTCATAGAAGAACTTATTGAAGGCAGAGAAGTGACCTCGTCGGTGCTTAATGGCAAGGCGCTTCCCTTAATTGAAGTGCGTCCCAAAAGTGGCGTGTACGATTATTTGTCTAAATACACCAAGGGCATGACCGATTATTTGGCCCCGGCGCCATTGGATGAGGCTATTAGCCGTCAAATTGGCTTTGAAAGTGAAAAAATTGTTCGCGAATTAGGCTGTGAGGGGGCTGTTCGTATCGATTACATGTTAAATCGTCATCTAAAACCCTATTTTTTAGAAGTGAACACCATTCCTGGCATGACCGAAACCTCACTTTTGCCCAAGGCGGCGGGATGTGTGGGACTTAGTTTTGAAGAGCTGTGTGAGCAAATTTTACAGGCAGCACGACTTAAAATATGA
- the ftsA gene encoding cell division protein FtsA yields the protein MAKKDNIVVGLDIGTTKICAIVGEITHDGIDIIGIGSHPSRGLKKGVVVNIEATVESIKKAIEEAELMAGCDITSVYAGIAGGHIKGINSHGIVAVKNKEVSENDITRVIDAAQAVAIPMDREVIHVIPQEFIVDDQDGIREPLGMSGVRLEAKVHIISAAVTSAQNIVKCANRCGLNVDDIVLEPLASSEAVLTHDEKELGVVLVDIGGGTTDIVIYSGGSIVYTNVLTIGGNHITNDIGIGLRTPPTEAEKIKQKYGCALASMVHKDETIEVPSVGGRKPRILSRQILSEIIEPRAEEMFALVRQEIIRSGFEDKIASGVVITGGATILQGMPELAEQVFDFPVRRGTPRGIGGLVDVVKSPMYSTGVGLVMHGSRMLHDSRFKVRDDGVYQKVKQRMKNWISEIF from the coding sequence ATGGCGAAAAAAGACAACATCGTTGTCGGGTTAGATATAGGAACAACAAAAATCTGTGCCATTGTGGGTGAAATTACTCACGACGGTATCGATATTATTGGAATTGGATCCCACCCTTCGCGGGGCCTTAAAAAGGGGGTTGTGGTTAATATTGAAGCCACGGTGGAATCTATAAAAAAAGCCATTGAAGAAGCCGAGCTGATGGCCGGCTGTGATATTACCTCCGTATATGCCGGTATTGCCGGAGGGCATATTAAAGGTATCAATAGTCACGGTATTGTGGCTGTTAAAAATAAAGAAGTAAGTGAAAATGATATTACTCGCGTGATTGATGCTGCTCAAGCGGTAGCTATTCCTATGGATCGCGAGGTTATTCACGTTATTCCCCAAGAATTTATTGTAGACGATCAAGACGGTATTCGTGAGCCTTTGGGTATGTCGGGTGTTCGTTTGGAGGCTAAAGTTCATATTATTTCGGCTGCGGTTACCAGTGCCCAAAATATTGTAAAATGTGCCAACCGTTGCGGATTAAATGTAGATGATATTGTGTTAGAGCCATTGGCCAGTTCCGAAGCCGTGCTCACGCACGATGAAAAAGAATTAGGGGTTGTTTTGGTGGATATTGGCGGGGGAACCACTGATATTGTAATTTATTCAGGTGGCAGCATTGTTTACACCAATGTACTCACTATTGGGGGTAATCATATTACTAACGATATAGGCATTGGGCTGCGCACACCTCCTACAGAGGCCGAAAAAATCAAACAAAAATATGGTTGCGCTTTGGCTTCTATGGTGCATAAAGATGAAACCATCGAGGTTCCTTCGGTGGGTGGCCGCAAACCCCGTATTTTATCGCGCCAAATCCTTTCCGAAATTATTGAACCCCGTGCCGAAGAGATGTTTGCCTTGGTACGCCAAGAAATTATCCGTTCGGGTTTTGAAGATAAAATTGCAAGCGGTGTGGTGATTACCGGTGGTGCTACCATTTTACAGGGGATGCCGGAGTTAGCCGAACAAGTTTTTGATTTTCCTGTGCGTCGTGGTACTCCGCGTGGCATTGGTGGCTTGGTTGATGTTGTAAAAAGCCCCATGTACTCTACCGGAGTAGGATTAGTGATGCATGGAAGCCGCATGCTGCATGATAGCCGCTTTAAGGTACGCGATGATGGTGTGTATCAAAAAGTAAAGCAGCGCATGAAAAACTGGATTTCTGAAATTTTTTAG
- the murB gene encoding UDP-N-acetylmuramate dehydrogenase, whose translation METQAMSDWKEEILKRWVKPEKNNFTLSDELRDKLLTCFKGDIKFNEPMNEHTSIRIGGKADVFLKPSGVDDIVAIFKLAREQTLPLTLFGSGSNTLVKDKGIRGLVVSVVGVLNQFEVLSQNENNADVQVGAGLGITAFVNKCAEVRLTGMEALVGIPGSMGGAMAMNAGARGVEIADIIREICILTEEGEVKTISREKLDFSYRKLKLPKNTMILSGIFRLNVGAQEDIEKSILEFKKKRVDTQPLNYPNFGSVFKNPEPAKPGKKAVHAAVLIEESGLKGIRVGGARVSDKHANFIINERDATAKDVMVLMNLVRDKVKEKTGVVLDPEVKVIGE comes from the coding sequence ATGGAGACGCAAGCTATGAGTGATTGGAAAGAAGAAATTTTAAAACGTTGGGTAAAACCTGAAAAAAATAATTTTACCCTATCGGATGAGCTGCGCGACAAATTACTCACCTGTTTTAAAGGCGATATTAAATTTAACGAACCCATGAACGAGCACACCTCTATCCGTATTGGCGGTAAGGCGGATGTTTTTTTAAAGCCGTCGGGTGTAGATGATATTGTTGCCATTTTTAAATTGGCGCGTGAACAAACCTTGCCGCTCACTTTGTTTGGTTCGGGCAGTAACACTCTTGTGAAAGACAAAGGCATCCGTGGGCTTGTGGTATCGGTGGTGGGGGTGCTTAATCAATTTGAGGTTTTGTCTCAAAACGAAAATAACGCCGATGTGCAGGTAGGGGCCGGGCTTGGGATTACGGCATTTGTTAATAAATGTGCCGAAGTACGATTAACCGGTATGGAGGCACTAGTGGGTATTCCCGGATCTATGGGAGGTGCTATGGCCATGAATGCCGGTGCGCGTGGCGTAGAAATAGCCGATATTATCCGCGAAATTTGTATTTTAACCGAAGAGGGTGAGGTTAAAACCATTTCAAGAGAAAAACTGGATTTTTCGTACCGCAAGCTGAAACTGCCCAAAAACACCATGATTTTATCGGGCATTTTTAGACTTAATGTTGGTGCTCAAGAGGATATTGAAAAATCGATTTTAGAATTTAAGAAAAAGCGCGTGGATACTCAGCCTCTTAATTATCCCAATTTTGGTTCGGTGTTTAAAAATCCGGAACCGGCTAAACCCGGTAAAAAAGCCGTGCATGCGGCAGTTCTTATTGAAGAATCGGGTTTAAAAGGCATTAGAGTAGGCGGTGCCCGTGTATCGGATAAGCACGCCAATTTTATTATTAACGAACGTGACGCTACGGCCAAAGATGTGATGGTGCTCATGAATTTGGTGCGCGATAAAGTTAAGGAAAAAACCGGTGTTGTGCTGGATCCCGAAGTAAAAGTTATTGGAGAATAA
- the ftsZ gene encoding cell division protein FtsZ yields the protein MFEFEEDLATAAKIKVMGVGGGGGNAIKTMIRAKLEGVEFVVANTDIQALKTNEAMVKIQLGTELTRGLGAGSNPEVGKNAALEDVQTIRETLSGADMVFITAGMGGGTGTGAAPVIAKIAKEAGALTVGVVTKPFVFEGKKRLKQAEQGIEDLRREVDTLIIIPNERLLGVAGKDTPILDTFKKADDVLLQAVKGISDLITIPGLINLDFADVKTIMKETGMALMGTGVATGETRALEAARMAISSPLLENVAISGATGILLNITGSSTMTLFEVNEACKLIQEEAHEDANIIFGAVIDDRMKDEMRVTVIATGFNKEIEKKVLPFKSDDKPSPFTIKSWEKAKQATKPEIEATPIVASIPQPEEDDLFSIPAAIPATEPAPLSNRDVSTNRFVRREAPVVERERPSFASSTPSPWAERAQRVTQNPFAKTAQTTSSSFQHIQQKSNSPEPMLAEHTSGGGEEMDINNIIRGRNENDLKKIAVELGMNNIDDEYDVPAFIRRRAD from the coding sequence ATGTTTGAATTTGAAGAAGACTTGGCAACAGCTGCAAAAATTAAAGTGATGGGTGTTGGTGGCGGCGGTGGCAATGCCATTAAAACCATGATTAGGGCCAAGCTTGAAGGCGTAGAGTTTGTGGTGGCCAATACCGATATTCAGGCGCTTAAAACCAACGAGGCCATGGTAAAAATCCAGCTTGGAACCGAGCTAACGCGCGGTTTGGGTGCTGGGTCTAACCCCGAAGTAGGTAAAAATGCGGCCTTGGAAGATGTTCAAACCATCCGCGAAACATTAAGTGGTGCCGACATGGTGTTTATTACCGCAGGTATGGGTGGCGGTACGGGTACGGGTGCGGCTCCGGTTATTGCTAAAATTGCCAAAGAAGCGGGTGCTTTAACTGTGGGTGTAGTGACCAAGCCCTTTGTGTTTGAAGGTAAAAAGCGTCTTAAGCAAGCCGAACAAGGGATTGAAGATTTACGCCGTGAAGTGGATACGCTCATTATTATTCCCAACGAACGTTTATTGGGAGTGGCAGGCAAAGATACTCCTATTTTAGATACCTTTAAAAAAGCTGATGATGTGTTGCTGCAAGCTGTAAAAGGTATTTCCGATTTAATTACCATTCCGGGTCTTATTAATTTGGATTTTGCCGATGTAAAAACCATTATGAAAGAAACGGGTATGGCTCTTATGGGAACCGGTGTTGCTACCGGTGAAACGCGTGCCTTAGAAGCTGCCCGCATGGCCATTTCATCGCCTCTTTTAGAAAATGTGGCTATTTCGGGAGCTACCGGTATTTTACTAAATATTACCGGTTCTTCCACCATGACATTATTTGAGGTAAACGAGGCCTGTAAACTTATTCAGGAAGAAGCTCACGAAGATGCCAATATTATTTTTGGTGCCGTTATTGACGACCGCATGAAAGATGAAATGCGCGTAACGGTTATTGCCACGGGTTTTAATAAGGAAATTGAAAAGAAAGTGTTGCCGTTTAAAAGCGACGATAAACCTTCTCCTTTTACCATTAAAAGTTGGGAAAAAGCCAAGCAGGCTACAAAGCCCGAAATTGAAGCAACACCTATTGTGGCTTCTATCCCCCAGCCCGAGGAGGATGATTTATTTTCTATTCCCGCTGCTATTCCGGCTACAGAGCCGGCTCCGTTATCTAATCGCGATGTATCCACCAACCGTTTTGTGCGCCGTGAAGCGCCGGTTGTGGAGCGTGAGCGCCCTAGTTTTGCGTCGTCTACGCCATCACCATGGGCCGAAAGAGCGCAACGTGTTACTCAAAACCCTTTTGCAAAAACTGCTCAAACAACGTCTTCTTCCTTTCAGCATATTCAACAAAAATCAAACTCCCCCGAACCTATGCTAGCCGAACATACATCTGGCGGGGGCGAAGAGATGGACATTAACAACATCATCCGTGGTAGAAACGAAAACGACCTCAAGAAAATTGCAGTGGAGTTGGGGATGAATAACATAGATGATGAGTATGATGTTCCGGCCTTTATTAGGCGCCGTGCAGATTAG
- a CDS encoding FtsQ-type POTRA domain-containing protein: protein MMFKRKQINRKIKKRPNMYRMKRSLMDWIKLYGTGFAVIVLVVVLYRFFAYSNFFKIERVMVNGHLTHTTPQEILALTGLSVDNSLFSVDLPQVIHNVKREPWINFVSVRRIFPDKIVLDVVEYVPSAILALKDGSGSRSYFLVNEDGKIFKSIKNVNEYKLPVVTGFEKEKLEKFPNFFASKLNSVFQFLKDFNMKEGLEDVKVSEINYNDTDGLTLVCNTSKNPQNKIQIYFGVGDYAPKFSSLELFLKQTEQEGVVYRRVDLHVDGKIFARL, encoded by the coding sequence ATGATGTTTAAACGCAAACAAATTAATCGCAAAATTAAAAAGCGGCCCAATATGTACCGCATGAAACGCAGTTTGATGGATTGGATCAAGCTGTATGGCACCGGTTTTGCTGTTATTGTGCTGGTGGTAGTGCTCTACCGTTTTTTTGCATACTCCAATTTCTTTAAAATAGAACGTGTGATGGTGAATGGTCATTTAACCCACACCACACCCCAAGAAATTTTGGCTTTAACGGGTCTTTCTGTGGATAACTCACTCTTCTCGGTAGACCTCCCTCAAGTTATCCACAACGTCAAGCGTGAGCCTTGGATAAATTTTGTGAGTGTTCGTCGGATTTTTCCAGACAAGATTGTTTTAGATGTGGTAGAGTATGTTCCATCGGCAATTTTAGCTCTTAAAGATGGATCGGGATCTCGCTCTTATTTTTTGGTAAACGAAGACGGAAAAATTTTTAAGAGCATTAAAAATGTAAACGAATACAAGTTGCCGGTGGTCACAGGGTTTGAAAAAGAAAAATTGGAAAAATTTCCAAACTTTTTTGCATCAAAACTAAATTCGGTCTTCCAATTTTTGAAAGATTTTAATATGAAGGAAGGACTGGAAGATGTGAAGGTTTCCGAAATTAACTATAACGATACCGATGGCCTTACACTGGTTTGTAACACAAGTAAAAATCCTCAAAACAAAATCCAAATTTATTTTGGAGTTGGCGACTATGCGCCAAAATTTTCTAGTCTGGAATTGTTTTTAAAACAGACAGAACAAGAGGGAGTTGTGTACCGTAGAGTTGATTTGCATGTAGATGGAAAAATTTTTGCGCGGCTATAA
- the murC gene encoding UDP-N-acetylmuramate--L-alanine ligase, producing the protein MYKKLKMHFVGIGGVGMSGIAEVLLNLGYSVSGSDAKSSDNTKRLKRLGAKVYYKHQATNIDDAQVVVVSSAIKKDNPELVAAAAKHIPIIQRAEMLSELMRFSKYGIAVAGTHGKTTTTSLIASILYKAGLDPTMIIGGRVNHFRSNARLGKGDFMVAESDESDGSFLKLSPTIAVITNIDREHMEFYKTFDNVVECYRQFANKVPFYGTCIMCIDHPVVRELMPKIEKRVLTYGFSGEAQVMASNIKTENGHTFYDLTLFNAPKGRVTLNMLGEHNVLNSLAAFAVASELNISFAKTCQALKSFKGVHRRCEVLLTTSQVTVIDDYGHHPEEIKATIKTIREGFAGRLVTVFQPHRYSRTEDLYEEFVTCFDRTDVLIMTDIYSAGEAPIKGIEAAQLAQDIARRSGKEIHYVKNDRHVVDNILKFVQPQDIVLTQGAGDITKIGKELAKKLKNAGVLV; encoded by the coding sequence TGGTATTGGTGGGGTAGGCATGAGCGGTATTGCCGAAGTGCTTTTAAATTTAGGTTATTCTGTGTCGGGCTCGGATGCAAAATCGAGCGATAACACCAAAAGACTAAAACGCTTGGGAGCTAAGGTTTATTACAAACATCAGGCCACTAATATAGATGATGCTCAAGTGGTGGTGGTAAGTTCGGCCATTAAAAAGGATAATCCCGAACTTGTGGCAGCCGCTGCCAAACATATCCCTATTATTCAACGCGCCGAAATGTTGTCTGAACTGATGCGTTTTTCTAAGTACGGCATTGCCGTAGCAGGCACGCACGGCAAAACAACAACTACCTCGCTTATTGCCAGTATCTTGTATAAAGCAGGTCTTGATCCCACAATGATTATTGGTGGGCGTGTTAACCACTTTCGCTCTAACGCCCGTTTGGGTAAAGGCGATTTTATGGTGGCCGAATCGGACGAATCGGACGGTTCTTTTCTTAAATTATCGCCCACTATTGCTGTGATTACCAATATCGACCGCGAGCACATGGAGTTTTATAAAACTTTCGACAATGTGGTGGAGTGTTATAGGCAATTTGCCAACAAGGTACCTTTTTATGGTACCTGCATCATGTGTATAGACCACCCTGTTGTGCGCGAGTTAATGCCTAAAATTGAAAAGCGCGTACTCACCTATGGTTTTTCGGGCGAAGCGCAAGTGATGGCTTCCAATATTAAAACCGAAAACGGGCATACCTTTTACGATCTCACTCTTTTTAATGCTCCCAAAGGGCGTGTAACCCTTAATATGTTGGGCGAGCACAATGTGCTCAACTCGCTGGCGGCATTTGCCGTAGCATCCGAGCTCAATATATCGTTTGCCAAAACATGCCAGGCGTTAAAAAGTTTTAAAGGAGTTCACCGGCGTTGCGAAGTGTTGCTTACCACCTCTCAAGTCACTGTTATTGATGATTACGGCCATCATCCCGAAGAAATTAAGGCCACCATTAAAACTATTCGTGAAGGTTTTGCCGGCCGTTTGGTTACTGTATTTCAACCACACCGCTACAGTCGTACCGAAGATTTGTATGAAGAATTTGTAACCTGTTTTGATCGTACCGATGTGCTGATTATGACCGATATTTACTCGGCAGGAGAAGCGCCCATTAAAGGTATTGAAGCTGCTCAATTAGCTCAAGATATTGCTAGGCGAAGCGGGAAAGAGATTCATTATGTAAAAAATGACCGGCATGTGGTGGACAATATCTTAAAATTTGTGCAGCCACAGGACATTGTTCTCACGCAAGGGGCGGGCGATATCACAAAAATTGGCAAAGAACTGGCAAAAAAGTTGAAGAATGCAGGTGTACTAGTATAA